In Pseudomonas oryzicola, one DNA window encodes the following:
- a CDS encoding precorrin-8X methylmutase, with product MIDYIRDGQEIYRNSFRIIREEARLERIPADLEKLAVRVIHACGMVDAIDGLQFSEGAGRAGREALRGGAPILCDAHMVAEGITRARLPADNKVICTLRDPSVPGLAKDAGNTRSAVALELWRPYLEGSVVVIGNAPTALFYLLEMLDAGAPKPALILGFPVGFVGAAESKAMLAADSRGVPFVIMQGRLGGSAMAAAAVNALATEVE from the coding sequence ATGATTGACTACATCCGCGATGGCCAGGAGATCTATCGCAATTCCTTCCGGATCATCCGTGAGGAAGCCCGACTCGAGCGGATTCCCGCAGACCTCGAGAAGCTTGCCGTGCGCGTGATTCACGCCTGTGGCATGGTCGATGCCATCGATGGCCTGCAATTCTCCGAAGGCGCCGGGCGCGCCGGGCGTGAGGCGCTGCGGGGCGGCGCGCCGATCCTGTGCGATGCGCACATGGTTGCCGAAGGCATCACCCGGGCACGCCTGCCTGCCGACAACAAAGTGATCTGCACCCTGCGCGACCCGAGCGTGCCGGGCCTGGCGAAAGATGCCGGCAATACCCGTTCCGCCGTAGCCCTGGAGCTGTGGCGCCCGTACCTGGAAGGCAGCGTGGTGGTGATCGGCAATGCCCCCACTGCATTGTTCTACCTGCTGGAAATGCTCGACGCTGGCGCCCCCAAGCCGGCGTTGATCCTCGGCTTCCCGGTCGGCTTCGTCGGCGCCGCCGAGTCCAAGGCGATGCTCGCTGCCGACAGCCGTGGCGTGCCATTCGTGATCATGCAGGGCCGCCTGGGCGGTAGCGCGATGGCCGCCGCCGCGGTCAACGCCCTGGCCACGGAGGTGGAATGA
- a CDS encoding precorrin-2 C(20)-methyltransferase translates to MMAPRGRLLGLGVGPGDPELITLKALRLLREAPVVGYFVAKGKRGNAFGIIEAHLQPEQTLLPLVYPVTTEALPAPLSYEQVISDFYDEASMQVAEHLDAGRDVAVICEGDPFFYGSYMYLHDRLAQRYEAEVVPGVCSMLGGASVLGAPLVYRNQSLSVLSGVLPAEELRRRLADADAAVIMKLGRNFPKVREVLAELGLDGRALYVERATMANQKIVPLDQVDPQSSPYFSLIIVPGEKWQG, encoded by the coding sequence ATGATGGCGCCGCGTGGACGTCTGCTCGGCCTGGGCGTAGGCCCTGGCGACCCTGAACTGATTACCCTGAAAGCCCTGCGCCTGCTGCGTGAAGCGCCGGTGGTCGGCTATTTCGTGGCCAAGGGCAAGCGCGGCAATGCCTTCGGCATCATCGAGGCACACCTGCAGCCCGAGCAGACCCTGCTGCCGCTGGTCTACCCGGTCACCACCGAGGCCTTGCCGGCGCCGCTGTCCTATGAACAGGTGATCAGCGACTTCTATGACGAGGCCAGCATGCAGGTGGCCGAGCATCTGGATGCCGGCCGCGACGTTGCGGTGATCTGCGAAGGCGACCCGTTCTTCTACGGTTCCTACATGTACCTGCACGACCGCCTGGCCCAGCGCTATGAGGCCGAAGTGGTCCCCGGCGTCTGTTCGATGCTTGGTGGTGCCTCGGTACTGGGCGCGCCGCTGGTGTATCGCAACCAGAGCCTGTCGGTGCTGTCTGGCGTGTTGCCCGCTGAAGAGCTCAGGCGCCGCCTGGCCGACGCCGATGCGGCGGTGATCATGAAGCTTGGCCGCAACTTCCCCAAGGTGCGCGAGGTGCTGGCTGAACTGGGCCTGGACGGCCGTGCGCTGTATGTGGAGCGAGCGACCATGGCCAATCAGAAGATCGTGCCGCTGGATCAGGTCGATCCGC